DNA sequence from the Kwoniella dendrophila CBS 6074 chromosome 11, complete sequence genome:
GTGATTCTTCCATCAGATTTTCCAGATTGTCCGCCGTAGCCCGAAGAGCGTTCTGAGTTGGGGCATCTAGGTTGACACTAAGCTTTTCTAACAGTACACCAATTATGTGCTAGAACGGCTCACATGTCAGTAATTGTATATGGTTCATAGCATTTCGTCAGACACTTACATCATAAGTCACAGCCATTGCATCTGAAATCATCGAAGATATCGTAGGTTGTAATGCTATCTGATAGCTCTGATGAGAAAGGCCAATCCAGAAAGTTCGACACTGGATATCTTTCTCTGTGAGcaacattttgatttactgACAGATACTCAAAACTCACATTCATctcatatttatcaaattgCATGCCTTTTACGAAGCCTACCAGGATCTCCTGATGGTGGCAGAAGGAAGTCCAGAAATCTCGTAGGAATTGGTCATTTGCCAAATGTCCAGCATTGGCGATAGTGGGGAATTCAGCAAGGTTGAAAACTGGTGTAGGAATTTTTGACTTAGGTAATGGTAGAAATGCGCCACTTAAAGCAGCGGTAGTATGTCTTCGAGCAAATTTCGGTTTTGAAGTAAAACTATCGTTTATAGAAGTAGCTCTTGATCGAGCAATGGAAGAGCAACGAGAAAAGGTGTTGAAATCGTAAGCCGATGGTGACTTCTTGAGTGTAAAAGCTGAGAACgattcttcctcttcttcactatCTTCcatatcctcttcttccatttcttcgtCCATATCCTGAGAAAAGTTTCTATAGTCCATAGACCCGTCTTCTGGTACGACATGCCAAGCACCACTTGAGTCGCCATAAGCATTCAATCTTTCAGCTTCGACCTGAATCGCTGGTCGAATAGAGACGTAGTGATATTTGCTATCACACTATCCTCAGCTTCCGAATCAGCTGATTTATACTCAAAAAGCTTACCTGTTACCTCTGACACCTAATCTTCTAGTCTTGATACCCGGAAAAGCGGCTCTTACAGCTTTACCAAAAGATGCGGAATTGATGGGTTTTAAGCCATATTCATCGCAAGAAACTGTATAAGAGTGGTATAATCCTTGTCTAGGTACCGTTCGTCCAGGTGCATGAGTATAACTCAAGACCAGCCTGTCCATAAGACTTATCAGCTTGCCATCCATTGTAAGAGGGAAATTAACTCGCCATTTTCTGACCCATAATGTTCTCGCCTTATCTTGATGCGTTTGGCTACCCATCCTTTTGATTTCGGCAGACTTTTCACTCAATTCCCTGCGAACACACTCCTGTCGTTCAAGAGCTGAACCGGAAATAAGTGGACCAGCAGCTTGGTTCTGAGATTGTAAATCGGGCTGGGAAGTTTGTTTGCCTAAGATGAAAGGTGTGCTTCGTCGAGATCGGGATAACATAGGTCTAGGAGGCGAAGTATTGATTGGCGTGTTGTATGGGGTACCCGAAGGTGTTCTAGAGGATCAGAATGGTCAGAATCAGCTACTTCGTCACTCAGCATTGGAAACTCAGCCACACTGACCTTCTTTGCTGGAAAGGCCTTTTCGTTAAACCTCCATTGTATGAATGAGTAGCGTTGGCTGACCAAGGAGTAGCAGGACTGTATGGGATAGTAGCACTCATCATAGAGGTCATTTCGTCGTCGATTTCCGATCTAAGTAGTATCGATTGTGATACATCAGctgaatatatatgtatgatacTATTACACTAAATAACCTACTTGACGGAAACACTTTCTGACCTGAACCTGCTGTAAGGTATACTTCGACTGGAACTTCGTTCTCTTGTAGCTTTACCTGCACCCATGTTCATGTTGGTTCCCATACCGGGCAGATTTTGGGTTTGTAAAGCCGATCTGGGTGGCTGTTGTCTAAAGACCTCGTTAGGAGGTACACCTTGATTGTTGAACTGTTGCGTTCCAGGTAATGTATATTGTACACCGTGAACAGGCATATCCATCGGCAGAGGTGCGGTACTGAAAAGCTTGTCGTTGAAAGGCGGGGTTGCCATTGACATCGAAGAATAGCTGGAATGCCTTGAATGGTCCATGGGAGTGAAATCATGATAAATCTCAGTTGGGAAAGCTTGAACCAGCAGTCTACCAGAGTCTGTGTGCTGGGAAGATAGTGAGGCTAaagacgaggaagaagatgcgTGCGAAAGCATatgttgaggttgataaGAAGGTTGAAAAGCAGGAGGGTACTCTCCCACTGTAGTGAAGGAAGAATTAGGTTGATTGGGTGTTTCTAGATAGACATAAAGTCGAAGGTCACGGATACGCATTGATTAGCtgagaagctgataattACTCCTTCAGAGAATCTCAAAACAGGTAGCTTACCAAAACCGTTTGACCTTCTTTCAGTACTCGGATTCACAGAGTTGATACGGCCGTTATAGCCATCAGTTGGAGTCCAAGTAGGTGGGTTCGAAAAGTCTTGAGTAGAGGCTGAAGGATAGTCTGGTGAATTAGCTAGAGCATTTCCGTCGAATTGTAAGTCTGATTGGAAATTTTGTTGGCGTGAGTAACTATCAGTTGGGGAAGCATTGTTTGAAGGTTGTTGTAGAGGTGAACAATCGAATCCTTGAGATCCAGTTGGAAGTAAGTCTGCCATCGCCATGCAGTTCTCTGATGCTAGGCGATGCCGGATACTAGAGAAAGTGAACAAGTATGAGTGGCTCGATAAAAGGATTCTTGAAGCCTGTCAAGAAGCCATGTGAATGCTGTAAAAACCTTTGTCGAAAGGGGATTTCACGGTTCCTCTTGATAGTCACCTCTTGGTACCGCTAGAGATTCAAATAATTACAGAGTTGACCATGAGGGAAGCTAGATAAGGTGAAGGAGATAACCGTTAGCTTCTCGTTACAACATACCCTTGACGAGTAAGAGTCGAAAACTCGGATTCAGTATATTCAAAGGCATGGTTAGGTGGAGAGAAAAGCCATGTTTGTGTGATAATGGCATCTAGATCAAATCCCATCATAAAGCAGGGTAAGGTGCTTCTTCACTCCAAGGTTCGGTCCTATCGAGAAGTAAGGCAGAAGAGGGGGATGTAGCGGTAGAGGCGAATGATATCCGTAAACTCACTTTGCATCCAAGATAGAGTTGCTTGTACAGTTTGGTACGTTATTTCGTATGTCGTATGTCGTAAAGTTATTCAATGtattgaatatattgaaTGTTATCTAATCTGGTAAATAATCGTTGCTGAGATACGTTCAACGTATATAAGCTTTTACTGTCGGCGTTGTGTTTTTGAGTCCTTTGTCTGCAAGATAGACTTGTTGAAACTCGACAACCGAATATTGTGATAGTATGCAAAAAAGAGTGAATAAAGTTGGAAACCGAGcgaagaacaagaagaatgaaaatgatgtgTAAAGCTTATAATTGCTTTGGTGCaaatgaaaggatgaaaagaagcaagaagaaagataacAAGTTGGAATAGAAAGCAATCTCGATATATGGTTTGATGCAAATGATATTGTCATCATCCACCCTGTTTTGGGTTATGAGTGTAAGTAATTCGCTCATACAGTGTGTTAAAGGAATTGTTTACatttttgtttgatgatcTGTGCTGTAAGAAGTCAATATGAGTGGAAATAAGGGGATAGGGATTTAAGATAGGATAGTTCCTGATATCTAGATGAAAAGACATACCTTTGCTTGGCTCGCGACCTTTGTGAAATAATAGAATAGTCTATTGAGCTATGATCTTCGTTATATTTTAGTGTGTTCCACTTACTCATTTCtagaaagatcaatcatcGAAAATCCCTTTGAAGAGGTTTTTACCTTATCCGTAAACCGTAGAACAGGAACGCGTCTAAAAGCAATGTAAGTTTGTTTTTATGGCTTGTTTTGTTTCTATCTTTGTGATAGCTTAGACGTGTGTTTCAACCATTCATACGTACCAAAAGGTCTCGCCAAGGTATGCATATTTCTTGTAGTTTGTCTATCTCTCACCGGTGAATGCCCGGAGGGAATGAGAACTTAGATGTCGATCAATGCGTTGTAATGCGGGAACGACACTTTACTCCTTTTTGCTTGAGTACATGTCATTAGCGCCAGGTACAGACACCTATAAGCATAAGCATGCCACGATTAGTAAGAGGATTGGGCTGTTGTACTTACACCTTCACAAAATTAACCATCGTTCTTTTCGATATGATGTTGCTATTCATGAATTCAACCTGTAGATAGAAGCATTCAATGAAATCATGTAGCTCGATCGATCATCAGAGCCGTGGAGTGAGTGTAGGCTTCTTTCCCATTACAATCCCGGTGTGTATGTGTGAGTGAATGTCACGTACGTCGGAGGAATAAGTAGGGGCAAAGAGATCAATGCGTATCACCCTCAAACATGAAACAAAGGTACCATCAATTTTGGCTATTATGTTATTGTGTGTTCCATTCGAGGGTGCCACTAGTATAGCCACGTTCAGTATCAAAGTCCTTAAATTCCGGGAAATGTTTTAGTAAGTTACCATTCGGGCAAATGGATGTAAAGGATGAGGCTGAAACGTGGGTAGATATTAAAGTGCTTCATTGTATGCAAACGAAGACGTATACCTCTGTGTGTTTCATAATGACTTAATAGCTGCTTGCGGTGGCCGAGCAGCTATGACCGTGTATTATTGCCCGCTCGGAATATGACAGATGGTCCTCTTATGTTGAGTGTGcatatctaattctttataCAAGGTGATATCTTCGTgactgtttttttttttactgTTCTTCTTACTTCTCGTAACAGTTTCATCTATTATATACGACTTTTGATTCAAAGTTTGGGTGGAGGTGGTTGGAAAGATACACCCTGTCGAAAATGAAATAGTTGATTAGCCCTGATGCGCCCAGAAGGTACACACTGATGAACTTACCTTCTCGATGGAAGGACCGAGTTCCTTAATGGCTGCTTCAAGAAGACCTTTCTCCACATCATCAAGTTGACCGATAGGAAGGATCTTTTCAATACCGTTAGGCTAGATAGATGGGCAATCAGCTTCGCTGCTCCCTGATATGCAGCTATACGTTTACAATGCTACTCACTCCGAGTTCAATGTTGACAGAGAAATATTCTACGTCAGAACTGATTTCCTTCTTGATGGCATCACCTCCAGCATCAGCGGAAAGGTTGATGTAAGCTTGGACGACTTTACCCTTCTTTCCGCCGAAGGCAGCGTCAATGACGTAGTTGGCAAATTCAGCACCAGCTATAATCACGATTCGTTAGCTTGACAAAACGAAGATACCGGACCCGAAACTCACCTTGGGCCATAGAGAGGGTAGCGGAACCAGCACCGTCTGAAATATCCTCATCAGCATCTGTAGCAATGTGTCGTGGAGTGAGTAGTAGACTGACCTTTGGCTTTGACAACTTCGTCACCACCGAATTGAATTCGGTTGACTAAGGCATCTCTCTTCTCTTTGTCGGCTAAGATATCAGGCTGCGCAGATTGCATACAGTAAGCTCATGCACCAACCTTGGAGAGAAGCGAAGGAGACTCACAATAGCAGGCTTAGATTGGGAAAGTAATGGTAAGATGGTAGCACCAGAGTGACCACCAACAACAGGGATGGAGTAGTTAGAAGCTTCGGTAGGTTTACCGAGAACTGAGGCTACGAAAGTTGAGGCTCGGATAACATCAAGATGGGATACACCTAAAAGTCTGTTGAATAGTGAATCAGCTATGTCATTCAACGTTAATTTAGCTTAACTTACCTCTTTGGGTCGAAGACACCGGCTTTTTTGAGGGTCTCAGCGAAGACGGGAACAGTGGAGTTGACTGGGTTGGAGATGACCAAGATGAAAGCTTTTGGAGCAGCATTGGCGATAGCTTGAGCGAGGGTTGCACAAATACCAGCGTTGACCTATATCGTTATATTAGCGAACAAATCATTCACGATCGCAAGGTCAAGTTGATCATTGACTCACTTTCTATTGGTAGCGGAGATAACGGAGAAAATATTCCGATTCAGCCTCTCGTTAGCTTTTCGATCGCTATAACCAGTATTGGAGCGGAACATAAAGGAATGTAAACGTACGAAAAGATCATCTCTGGTCATACCGGGTTTTCTGGGAACACCCGCGGggataacaacaatatcagCACCTTTAAGAGCTTTCTCGGCTCCATTATCTGGTGGAAGATAACCTGTTACTTGAGCTGGAGTGGGGATGTGGGATAAATCGGCAGCAACCTGTAGACAAACAATAACTGTATCAGCAAATGACATATAACGTATGCAGCAGAAGTATAGTAGATCGGACTACGCAGGTATGGGAATGCTCGAGCAGTTCATAAAACTGATCACTTACACCAACAGCGTTTACTACATCGTAAAGAGCGAGTTCAGTGATGATTGGGTTGAGTTTGAGGAGGAGAGAGAGGGGTTGACcaataccacctaaaatatGATCGCAAGATCAGCACATGATTTCGTGAAGACGGCTAAATGCCTAGCAAAGCAGCACGTTGATCGATCTTCTACTTACCAGCGGCACCACAGACTACAGctttgaccattttgaaTGATTACTTAAATTTACTGTCAAATAAACAAATGAGCAAAAGAGAATATAGTGAATAAGGAAATAAGGGTTATCGTGACTTACTGTGTTGGTTAGAAGAGGGGAAGAAGGGAAATAGAAACTAATGGAAAAGACAAaggatgattgatgaagttggGTCTTGTTGATTGTATGGGGGGGACAACAAGTGATGTTATATCgaatatatatgtgtattgCGTGTCCTGGTGTTGGACGATGTATGATGTATGGTGGAGTCCCCGTATTTTACCGCATGAGAAAGTGTTAGTTTAACATGATATTCGAAATCACCGGCTATCATTCGAAATTAAGTGTTAATCTAAAGGTTATTATGATAACCAATTAAAATCACGTTAACCCCCAATAGTATCAACCGGTAATTCAGCCGAGACACGTGAGTATCACCGGTACTATACAGTCCGGCTACATAGACAAAGATCTCTCCCACGTCATCTATAAGTCCGCCATATCCGCTACGGGGGCAAATGTATCACTTCGACAAGATCTACCTACTCCTCGGAGGTTCCGATAAGGAAGTTAGATTTCGTGTTTTTCTGAAAAAAGTTAAAACGTTATTTTGGTTATCTCCTTCAACCTATACGCAGGTATAAAAGCAGTTCAAAATGGATAGTTATCAAACCCCTCTTTCCTCGTGAGCTCCCTCAAAGATAACCAGATTGTAATCAAACAGCTTGGCTGATTATGCGACTCATAATAGCCGATATGCATCTAAAGAGATGTCAAAGCTTTTCTCTTCAGGTGTAAGCTGAATTGAAAGGGAGTGAACATGATTGTTTTACTGATGTTTGGGTCGTAGACCCGATTCGGTACCTGGAGAAAACTTTGGCTCAACCTTGCTATCGCTGAAAAGGTTAGCTAGCTCACTCCTGgtctagaagaagaagtaggaAATAAGAAGCTGATGCTTAATCTGATAAATAGGAACTCGGTCTCGCCATTTCAGACAAAGCTATTGAGCAAATGAAAGCCAACTTAGACCTTGATGAAGCTCAAATGAAAGTAGCTGCTgaggaggaaaagaagagacGACGTGAGTGTTAGATTGTATTGCTGAGTTTACAACTTGCTGACATTCTATGAACACTAGATGATGTTATGGCCCACGTTCATACATTTGGTACTGTTGCACCTGAAGCTGCCGGTATCATCCAGTGAGCTATATTTCTGATAGCAAATTAATGGAGTTGTTGCTGACAGAACTCACTAGCTTGGGTGCTACCTCATGTTACGTTACTGAGTGAGTTGCTACCTTCATTTCGCGAAATACAGTAATGATACCAGTTTTACTGAGATGCGTTCCTTTTTATAATTCAGTAACGCCGATTTAATTTTCCTTCGAGAAGGATTAGATATTTTATTACCTAAACTTGCTGTAGTAATCTCAagattttcatcatttgcTGAAAAATATAGAGATTTACCCACATTAGGATTCACACATTTCCAACCTGCACAATTGACTACAGTAGGTAAAAGAGCAACATTATGGATTCAAGAATTATTATGGGATTTACGAAATttagaaagatcaagaaacgATTTAGGTTTTAGAGGTGTAAAAGGTACAACTGGTACACAAGCTTCATTCTTAACTTTATTCAATGGTGATcatgataaagttgaagctttagatcaAAGAGTAACAGAATTATTCGATTTCCCATATGCTTATCCAGTAACTGGTCAAACTTATTCAAGAAAAATAGATGCAGATGTTTTAGGTccattatcttcttttggtgCTACAGTACATAAAATCGCTACTGATAGTGAGTTTGATCGGTAATTGTGCTTGCGCTGTCCTGGAAAAGGATGACTAACAAGTTGTTTCTCTTGAATAGTTCGTCTCCTTGCAAACCtcaaagaaattgaagaaccTTTcgaaaaagatcaaatcgGTTCATCAGCTATGGCTTACAAGGTAAGTTGAACTCATGTGGTTCTATTGCAAAAACGTTAGTTTACCAATATCTGCACGCAGAGAAACCCTATGAGATGTGAAAGAGCTTGTTCTCTTGCCCGACACCTTATGGTTATCTATCAAAACACTTTGATGACATCATCCGTACAATGGTTAGAAAGAACTTTAGATGATAGGTGAGGAATGATTCAATCTCTCATTGATATACTTGCTGATATTTTATTACAATTTATATAGTGCAAATCGAAGAGTCACAATTCCTGAAGCATTCTTAACAGCTGATATATTATTAACAACTTTACAAAATATTTCTGAAGGATTAGTTGTTTATCCAAAAGTAATTGGTAGAAGAATTTCACAAGAATTACCATTCATGGCAACTGAAAATATTATAATGGCAATTGTTAAAAAAGGTGGTGATAGACAAGAATGTCATGAAAAAATTAGAGTTTTATCACATGAAGCTGGATCTGTTGTCAAAGaacaaggtggtgaaaatgatttaattgaaagaGTTAAGAAAGATAAGTACTTTGAACCAATTTGgaatgaattagatgaattattagatcCATCTACTTTTGTTGGTAGAGCCcctgaacaagttgatggatttatcaaaaattgGGTTAATCCTGCTTTAgaaaaatatcaagataGCTTGAAAAACGTTAAAACTGCTGAATTATCTGTATAGAGACAAGATATCAAGAGGAATCTCAGGATTATTTACCTGGCAATTTTAGAGGAAAAACAAGTGTTCTCGGGTTTCATAATGCATCGTTTACATTTATGCATTATTGTTTGGATATCTTTGCTAAAATCCAAAGCGCAACACTGACTTTGCTTGGCGATTCGTGCTGCTTGTGATTATACAATGCATTCTCAAGCTCTTTGACAGATCTATTCTATATTACATATATACCCTCTAAGCTTGTTCAGAATACACTTTAATAGTCTTATCAGCACCACCTGTAATCAATCTAGTACCGGTCTTATCGAAAGTTGAACAGAATACACCCTATATCATGGGAAAGTACATCAGCAATCTAGATCAAAACAATTGAATGACGATATAACTTACAGCCTCAGCGTCCAAAGAACCAGGTTGAGGAATATCTTTAAGATGTTGGAATGGTAAACCGGTTTTATAGTCCCATAGAGTTAACGAACCATTATCGGCTGTACAACAACATCCAAGATTAGTTCATGTTTCTTATATTTTTGCTTGGAAAATATCGACTGAAAAAGAGAATAGAAGACTTACCACCAGAGAACATGACACCTTCTGAATTAACACTTAAAGTGTTTATGATAGATTCGTGGCCGACGAAATTATGTACAAATGTACCTTCTGGACATTTCCATTTTTTAATATTGTTTCCACCTGAACTTGCAGAAGCAAACGAATATTCTGTTGGATGTATAGCTAAAGCTCTAACTGATTTTTTGTGATGCGTTAAAGTTGTCATACATTTTCCTGCAGCCAAATCCCATAATCTATCAAGGAAATGATCGTTATATTAGCTTATCGTCTATTATGGTgatctgatgttgaagcaAGACCATAATCAGTAAACTCACCGAACAGTAGAGTCCATACTACCTGAGATAATCTGAGGATCTGAATCCTGGGTTTTAACATCGGCTACTGTACTTGTATGTCCAGTAAGTGTGAAGATATTGGCTCGACTCCTCATATCCCAAACCTATCAGAACTGAATTAGCCTTTCCGATGAGAATTGAATAGATTGCACCTACTCGAACACTAGCATCTCGACCAGCGGTCACGAGAACATCAAGAGTAGGATGGACACTATAAAAAAGTTAGCCAATTGCCCTTTTTTCCTGACGAGTCTTGCAGATACAGAAAACTAACGATAAAGAGTAAACACCTGAGAAATGTCCATGATAATGTCTAATTACTTTGTTCGTTTCCAAATCCCAACATTTTACCATCTACGATATTTGAAGTAGTCAGCTATATAGGACGCTGTAACATTGCCAGGCAACAACTAGCTTACCTTATCTTCAGCACACGAGAATAAATATGGATGTCGATCTGATACTGCCAATCCTCTGATTGTCGAAATGTGGCCGGTCAAAGATAATTTCAGTTCACCACTTGCTAAATCCCAGATCTGCATTGCCATGAATAGACAATCAGCCAACCAATCAGGATT
Encoded proteins:
- a CDS encoding malate dehydrogenase, NAD-dependent, with translation MVKAVVCGAAGGIGQPLSLLLKLNPIITELALYDVVNAVGVAADLSHIPTPAQVTGYLPPDNGAEKALKGADIVVIPAGVPRKPGMTRDDLFVNAGICATLAQAIANAAPKAFILVISNPVNSTVPVFAETLKKAGVFDPKRLLGVSHLDVIRASTFVASVLGKPTEASNYSIPVVGGHSGATILPLLSQSKPAIPDILADKEKRDALVNRIQFGGDEVVKAKDGAGSATLSMAQAGAEFANYVIDAAFGGKKGKVVQAYINLSADAGGDAIKKEISSDVEYFSVNIELGPNGIEKILPIGQLDDVEKGLLEAAIKELGPSIEKGVSFQPPPPKL
- a CDS encoding adenylosuccinate lyase, whose product is MDSYQTPLSSRYASKEMSKLFSSGTRFGTWRKLWLNLAIAEKELGLAISDKAIEQMKANLDLDEAQMKVAAEEEKKRRHDVMAHVHTFGTVAPEAAGIIHLGATSCYVTDNADLIFLREGLDILLPKLAVVISRFSSFAEKYRDLPTLGFTHFQPAQLTTVGKRATLWIQELLWDLRNLERSRNDLGFRGVKGTTGTQASFLTLFNGDHDKVEALDQRVTELFDFPYAYPVTGQTYSRKIDADVLGPLSSFGATVHKIATDIRLLANLKEIEEPFEKDQIGSSAMAYKRNPMRCERACSLARHLMVIYQNTLMTSSVQWLERTLDDSANRRVTIPEAFLTADILLTTLQNISEGLVVYPKVIGRRISQELPFMATENIIMAIVKKGGDRQECHEKIRVLSHEAGSVVKEQGGENDLIERVKKDKYFEPIWNELDELLDPSTFVGRAPEQVDGFIKNWVNPALEKYQDSLKNVKTAELSV
- a CDS encoding pre-mRNA-splicing factor PRP46, translated to MSTSVLPATDSNAGPSTAVNGLPPLADLVKRSTKRTRIVYGVEGSAIDDGLARANKIKLASKLAAEYKDVQTLPPVLANQQGPTEPKRPASQTGPAAPGPQADQKLIGGPEEPQASSNTSTPAAEPRSLVKFRHQQGFAAEGGQASSRLSQALMRKKEAREVKPEYHPQWKLTRVISGHMGWVRAVAVDPGNQWFATGAGDRVVKIWDLASGELKLSLTGHISTIRGLAVSDRHPYLFSCAEDKMVKCWDLETNKVIRHYHGHFSGVYSLSVHPTLDVLVTAGRDASVRVWDMRSRANIFTLTGHTSTVADVKTQDSDPQIISGSMDSTVRLWDLAAGKCMTTLTHHKKSVRALAIHPTEYSFASASSGGNNIKKWKCPEGTFVHNFVGHESIINTLSVNSEGVMFSGADNGSLTLWDYKTGLPFQHLKDIPQPGSLDAEAGVFCSTFDKTGTRLITGGADKTIKVYSEQA